One Branchiostoma floridae strain S238N-H82 unplaced genomic scaffold, Bfl_VNyyK Sc7u5tJ_1560, whole genome shotgun sequence genomic region harbors:
- the LOC118408240 gene encoding zinc finger protein 525-like: MRTHTGEKPYRCDQCDYSTTRKSILNRHMAKHTGNKPYMCEECGYRTADRSYLTIHVKKHTGEKPYKCDQCDFSAAHKVSLDLHLTKHSGEKPFMCGQCEYRTALRSQLSEHMRTHTGMKPYKCDKCDYSASCKGNLVKHMHKHTGEKPYMCGECGFRTADRSSLTVHLRRHTGVKPYKCDQCDYSAAQKCHLDQHVAKHNCE, encoded by the coding sequence atgagaactcatacaggcgaaaagccctacaggtgtgaccaatgtgactattctactaCACGCAAAAGCATTTTAaaccgacacatggctaaacacactggcaacaaaccctacatgtgtgaagagtgcggatacaggacggctgacaggtcctACTTGACCATACATGTgaaaaaacatacaggtgagaaaccttacaagtgtgaccagtgcgacttttctgctgcacataaagttTCTTTAGACCTTCACCTTACTAAACACagcggagaaaaacccttcatgtgtggacaGTGCGAATACAGGACTGCTCTCAGGTCTCAACTatccgaacatatgagaacacatacaggtatgaaaccttataaatgtgacaagtgcgactattctgcttcatGCAAAGGCAATCTAGTCAAACACATGCataaacacaccggcgagaaaccctacatgtgtggagagtgtggattcaggacggctgacaggtcttccTTAACTGTACATTTGAGaagacatacaggtgtgaaaccttacaagtgtgaccagtgcgactattccgcTGCACAGAAATGCCACTTAGACCAACATGTGGCTAAACACAATTGCGAATAA